The following nucleotide sequence is from Gammaproteobacteria bacterium.
GCACGAATCAGCGTCGATTTCCCGGCATTAGGCAACCCCAAAAGCCCGACATCGGCCAACACCTGCAACTCGAGTCGGAGTGTTCTTGCTTCACCGGGTGTCCCGGGCGTCGTCTGTCGGGGCGCTCTGTTGGTGGAACTTTTGAAATGAATGTTGCCAAGTCCTTTACGTCCGCCTTTGGCGACACACAACCGCTGGCCAGGGGTGACAAGGTCTCCCAGCAACTCACCGGTATCAACATCATAGACACGAGTTCCCACTGGCACTGTCAAAATGCAATCAGCGCCTTTTTTCCCCGACATTTGTCGGCCTTTTCCATCTTCTCCACGCTCCGCTTGGAACTTGCGTTCGTAGCGATAGTCCACCAATGTGTTCAGACTCGTGTCAGCTTCCAGATAGACACTTCCACCATCGCCGCCATCACCACCGTCCGGGCCACCTTTAGGAATATACTTCTCCCTTCGAAAGCTTAGGCAGCCGTTTCCCCCATTGCCCGCTTTGACCTCAATTGTCACTTCATCCACGAACTTCATGACCGCCTCGCTCTGCCCTTCATACAAACACAAAACCCCGCGCAAGGCGGGGCTTTAAAACTGCCTCAGGATCTCAGTTGGCCGGAATAATGCTGACCACCTTACGGTTCTTTGGCCCCTTGACCTCAAACTTCACATAGCCATCAGTCTTGGCAAACAAG
It contains:
- the cgtA gene encoding Obg family GTPase CgtA, encoding MKFVDEVTIEVKAGNGGNGCLSFRREKYIPKGGPDGGDGGDGGSVYLEADTSLNTLVDYRYERKFQAERGEDGKGRQMSGKKGADCILTVPVGTRVYDVDTGELLGDLVTPGQRLCVAKGGRKGLGNIHFKSSTNRAPRQTTPGTPGEARTLRLELQVLADVGLLGLPNAGKSTLIRAVSAATPKVADYPFTTLVPNLGVVKIDPMRSFVIADIPGLIEGASEGAGLGIRFLKHLSRTRVLLHVIDLAPFDDSDPAQGALTIRRELENYDEDLAKKPCWLVFNKMDLLPDDIWNERKHRVIKALGYHGPVYEISAISGQGTQRLCGDLMNFLEHYAEQ